The Globicephala melas chromosome X, mGloMel1.2, whole genome shotgun sequence genome window below encodes:
- the LOC115849332 gene encoding melanoma-associated antigen B4-like, giving the protein MPRRRRNKRHGRKKRHQARGETQSLKGAQATEEAAAAEERQALPSSPASVSRDTSPSSPAAGTHQEPQGAPATTSRDEGVSCPGSEEGAQSQDEKSAGTSQAAPSVRSSCRDPLRRKSTMFVEILLEKYITKEPILQAALLKTLNKKYKKHFPQILSRASNIMEAVFGLELKEVDPSSHSYALISKMVLPSDASPSDEFRMPTSGLLMTVLGAIFMKGNRATEEELWKFLNALGYHAGRRHLIFGDPGRLISKDFVKQKYLTYRQVPNSDPPRYEFLWGPRAHAETSKMKVLEFLAKIIGTVPSALPDLYEEALKDEEERAAARAAAVAEGRAPSKAKARSSSHM; this is encoded by the coding sequence ATGCCTCGGCGCCGGAGGAACAAGCGCCATGGCCGCAAGAAACGCCACCAGGCCCGGGGGGAGACTCAGAGTCTCAAGGGTGCCCAGGCCActgaggaggcggcggcggcagaAGAGAGACAAGCGTTGCCGTCTTCCCCCGCTTCTGTTTCTCGGGATACTTCCCCGAGCTCCCCTGCTGCTGGCACTCACCAGGAGCCTCAGGGAGCCCCAGCCACTACCTCTCGTGATGAAGGAGTTTCATGCCCAGGATCTGAAGAGGGTGCCCAGAGCCAAGATGAGAAAAGTGCAGGTACCTCCCAGGCAGCACCTTCCGTTCGCAGCAGTTGCAGAGATCCTCTGAGAAGGAAGTCCACAATGTTCGTGGAGATCCTGCTGGAGAAGTACATAACGAAGGAGCCCATCCTGCAGGCAGCACTGCTGAAGACTCTCAACAAGAAGTACAAGAAGCACTTCCCTCAGATCCTCAGCAGAGCCTCTAATATCATGGAGGCTGTCTTTGGCCTCGAGCTGAAGGAAGTCGACCCCAGCAGTCACTCCTACGCCCTCATCAGCAAGATGGTCCTCCCCAGCGATGCAAGTCCGAGTGATGAGTTCAGGATGCCCACGTCCGGCCTCCTGATGACTGTCCTGGGCGCGATCTTCATGAAGGGCAACCGTGCCACCGAAGAGGAGCTCTGGAAATTCCTCAATGCGTTGGGTTACCATGCTGGGAGGAGGCACTTGATCTTCGGGGATCCCGGGAGGCTCATCAGCAAAGATTTCGTGAAGCAGAAGTACCTGACGTACCGCCAGGTGCCCAACAGCGATCCTCCGCGCTATGAGTTCCTGTGGGGCCCGAGAGCCCACGCTGAAACCAGCAAGATGAAAGTGCTCGAGTTTCTGGCCAAGATCATCGGTACCGTCCCCAGTGCCTTACCAGATCTCTATGAGGAGGCTCtgaaagatgaggaagagagagCCGCGGCCAGGGCTGCAGCTGTTGCTGAGGGCAGAGCCCCTTCCAAGGCCAAGGCCCGCAGCTCCTCCCACATGTAG